Within Eschrichtius robustus isolate mEscRob2 chromosome X, mEscRob2.pri, whole genome shotgun sequence, the genomic segment ggggcaggggaggtagGGAACTGATTAGCTGTCTTAAATTTAACATACTGGGGTGGGGTGGTTGAACATGAGGTTGGAGAATCTGGAGGTggggaaaattttcaaaattacctTCCTGATTAAAAAAAGGAATCAGTGATCTACCCTTGAGTCCCTGCCATGTCCccatttgttttgtctgtttgtagGTCTGTAGTTCAGTCTGTCTGCATGCGAAGGCACAGAAGGAGGAGACTGAAGCCTCaaatctttctttcattcttaggtCCCCCAGTATCTGTAGCTGCAGCAGAGCCTGCTGGCTGTAGCTGAAGACtccacagccccctccccctgccccctgacTTGGGAGCGCTCTTCTGGCCAGAGCAAACCCTCCAGACACTCGCGGCAGCATGGGCCGAACTCGGGAAGCTGGCTGCTTGGCCGCTGGTGTAGTGATCGGCGCTGGCGCGTGCTACTGCGTATACAGACTGACCTGGGGAAGAGATGAGAGCGAGAAAATCTGGGACGACCACGATGACGATGATGAGGAGGAATCTAGCGATATTGCAGAGACTGGGAAAGGAGCTAAGGCTAAtgctggggcaggggctggagccAGACTTCAGGGTGACTCAAAGGCCAAGGCTGAGGTGTCCGTGGAACTCAAGAGTGGACCTGATGTAAAGGCAGAGGCCCACTTGAAGGCCCAGAGCGGAGGTGGCCTAGAGGCCAAGGCCAAGGCCCTTTTCAGCACCCTGAAGGAACAGGCAAGTGCAAAGGCGGGCAAAGGGGCCAGGTTGGGTACCATCTCCGGGACCAGGACCCTTACACCTGGTTTACCCTGCCCAGGAGTCAGGGGTGGAGGCTGCCACCCTGTGAGGAATGGAGCTAGGGCTGGGGGCAGGACTAGTGGCAAGTCCAAGGGTAGGACCAGAGGTAAGAGCACCAGGACTCCAGCCACATCATGGCCTGTTCGAAGGGGCAAGTTCAACTTTCCCTATAAAATTGATGATATTCTGGGTGCTACTGACCTTCAAAAGGTCCTTAACATCCTAGAAAGAACTAATGATCCTTTTATTCAGGAAGTAGCCTTGGTCACTCTGGGTAACAATGCAGCATATTCATTTAACCAAAATGCCATTCGTGAATTGGGTGGTCTCCCAATTATTGCAAAACTGATAAAAACGAAAGATCCCATTATTAGGGAAAAGGCATACAATGCCCTTAATAACTTGAGTGTGAATGCGGAAAATCAGGGCAAGATTAAGACATATATCAGTCAAGTGTGTGATGACACCATGATCTGTCGTTTGGACTCAGCTGTGCAGATGGCTGGTCTAAGACTGTTAACCAACATGACTGTGACAAATCACTACCAACATTtgctttcctattcttttccagaCTTTTTTGCTTTGTTATTCCTGGGAAATTACTTCACCAAGATTCAGATTATGAAACTAATCATAAACTTTACTGAAAATCCAGCCATGACAAGAGAGCTGGTCAGTTGTAAAGTACCGTCAGAATTGATTTCCCTCTTTAATAAAGAATGGGACAGAGAGATTCTTCTTAATATCCTTACCCTATTTGAGAATATAAATGACAACATAAAAAATGAAGGGCTTGCCTCATCCAGGAAAGAATTCAGCAGAAgttcactttttttcttattcaaagaATCTGGAGTGTGTGTTAAGAAAATCAAAGCATTAGCAAATCACAGTGATCTGGTCGTGAAAGTAAAAGTCCTAAAAGTATTGACCAAACTTTAACTGGGGGTCTGTCCCAAACAATACTGAGGTAAATTTTTTAGTTTGCACTTGGGAACAATGCATTTTGTAAATTCTTTGCTTTTCACTGTGCTTATATGGCAAAGAGATCCTTTCAGCTGCTATTTTGGAATAATGAATATCACATATCAACAGTGATGCTGGTTGTGATGGTTGGTTTTAGGCTAGACCATTTTAAGGATGTCAGATGAATACTAGAGCTTGTACAAAGAAAGCATTTATTGACTCCATCTTGCTACCTAGATTGAGATATTTTTACTCTTTCCTCTACTTAAACTGACAGCGAACTAATCACGAATAAGCTATACTTTTGTATTGGTTTACATTTGTTAATCTTGTGTTTCATCAATAAAGTTGTGTGTTTTAACCAGCAAAAAAAATTTATCATGTTCTTGAGTTTATGATATATTTGGAGAGGCAagatgtatggaaacaaaaagataCTAACAAAACTGAGAACCTCTAATCACGGCCATCTGTTTCCTATTTCTGCAGGCAACAGTGCTCTCCTCCGGATGCTTAAGTAGAACTGGGCATGAAGGATGGGATAAAAACAGGGCGGAAGGGCATTGGAGGAAGGAGGAGTGATGGGAAGAAAGGCATGGAGGTGGGAATTTTGCTCCACAGAAGAAGAAGGCTGTGCCTCTCCTCTGTGAACAAagtgtggggaggggagtgaTGGAAAATACAGTCCAGCAGTTGGGTGAGTTCCATTCATGGAGGATCCCTGATTTCTAAACTGAGGTGTCTGTATATTATTCCACCAACCCCTGGGAGACACCAAACCCTTTTGTGACCAGAGGAGTGACAGGATGAAAGGAACATTATGTGGCTGACTTGTGTGCAGAATGGGTCAGAGTTGGGGTGGGGACAGGAGTGGCCACTGGAGATTGGAACACCACTTAGGAAGTTACCACCATAGTTCAGGCACAGATGCTAAAGGTGTGAAATTTCACTGGTGGTAATGGGAGTGGCAAGGGGAAGAAGGAAGTGAGAGACGCTTTGAATGAAGAAGTGCTGGAACCTATCCTGGGGACATACAGAGAGGGACAATTTTATTGTAGGGTCCTGAGGGCATTTGATAGGAAAACATCCTCTTTCTTGTCCAACTCTGGTGTCTATGGGAGTGAATATGTTagtgattattttgaaattatgagaaaatataatagaaaatataaaagaataaattttagagCTTCTATCAGACTTCTTTTACAAGATTGGCTGGGGCAGGGTCTTTATGGAACCATCGAGAGGGCTGCTGGCATCCATACTGGAGAAGATCCACCTCTCTTCCAACCCAGAGTATGGTGAAGGTGTGGGTGGAGGGACACTTTCAAACTGTGCTGGTGGGAGCATACTTGGTACAAGATCCGTTTGGATACATGTTTCAGAAGCTTTCAAGATGTGCATGcactttgacccagtaattccacttataCAAATTTGTCCTTAGGAGATATAATTGGCTTAGGAGAAATAACTGGCTTGTACAAGTTTGTGCATCTTTGCACTGTTTTGAAGAGTGAAAAACTGTGAATGACCCAAGTGTCTTGAAATAGGCACTTGGCTAAGAAATTAAGGTATTGAAACATTATTCAGCTCTTGAAAATGTTGATGGGCAACTACACTTATTTACATGGAAAAAATTCAGCATATATTTTAAGTGGAAAAGCCAGTTACATGACCATATACATACTGTATTCCATTtttgagaaatataaaatatttacatgcaTTAAAACTTCTGAAAGGCTATAtaccaaaataagaaaaatggctATGAGTAATAAGACAGTGCATGAATTTAATATTTGAATCTTTTCCCTCATCagtattttcttatctgtaatgtATATTGATTTTTTGTGTAAttgttggaaaataaaaatgttggatACAGGCTAGGTTGGAAGTGAAGGAGATGATAGAATGGGAGAATGGGTGGGGTTTATGTGGATATGTTTCCCACATATTGAGTGGGAAAATATTTAGACCAAAAAGGAAGATGTGTTGAAATGATAGATGAGCTGTCAAGATGTGGATAATAAGAGTCCTTATATCAtatgattaaatgaggtaatgtggGTAAACTGCTAAAGTAGTGCTGGAACATAGGAGTTAATTGATAAAAGTGAACACCCTTAACTAGCTAAAAGACAGGgtggataatttttaatttacctttttttctaaGGTGTCCTTCTGCCATACACTAGTGttatttttccccagctttactgagatataattgacataacattgtgtaagtttaaggtgtatgacCTGTTgattgatacatatatatgtatatatattgcaaagtgaccaccaccatagcattagctacCACCTCCATCCTGTCACAtatcactatttctttttttgggtgagaatatttaaaatctactctcttagcaacattcaaatatataatacagtattactagctataatcaccatgttgtacattagatcctcagaacttgttaatcttataactggaaatttgtaccatttgaccaatatctccccatttcctccacccCCAGTCCCCAGTAACTACCACTCTACTCTCTGAGTtcgtcttttttagattccacatataagtgatgtcatacagtatttatcgttctctgtctgacttatttcacttagcataattgcCTACAAGTTTTCCCAAAgttattgaaaacagcaagatttccttctttctcatggctgtggtatatatactacatcttctgttcatctgttgatagacacttagattgtttccatatcttagccaTTGTGAAGAATGCTGCAATGCTTATGggtgtgcagatatcttttcgagatcttgtttttatttcctttgggcatatatccaaaagtgagattgctggatcatatgatagttctatttttcaatttttttaaggaacctccatactgttttccatagtggctgtaccaatttgcatttcaaccaacagtgcacaagggttccctttctccatgccctcgccaacacttgttatctcttgtcattTTGATGATACCCATTATAACAGGTGtgtggtgatatttcattgtggttttgatttctatttccctgatgattagtggatgctgagcaccttttcatgtacctgttggcccaGTGGGTTTTAATAAATAAACTGATAAAAATAATTCCTCTGAGGAATAGGGTCTTTGTTCCCTTCTAAGAACTGAATATGTTTCCTCAATTCCATCTCATCAATTTTTACAACATTCCTAATGCCTGGGTTTAGACATGAAGACATGAAGCCTAAGTATTTCTCAAAGTAGGGTTGGTGGAATTCTGGGAGTACACGTACACGTTTCTGGGTTTAAGGCGTTTCCTATAAATGTTTTTTAAGCGTTCTGTTTTCATTAAAGAAATTCATTATAAGTATATTCTGTATTTTCAAGTGTCACCTGGTGACTTGGGAGCCAAATTTTGTGTTTATGTTAAATACTGTCACGGCACTAAGTGTGAGCACCACTGTATTCATTGATCATAAGATAGATGTTTCCctgccaccccctgccccccagtttTAGTATTTCTGAAGTTATGATAGATCTTATAGTTGGTGGCACCTTAGCATTGTGTCATAGTTTAAAtagaagtatatatttttttcattcttagtggtatataaaataatgatgtATCTAAAAATCAAAGGCATCTTAGATCAATGAAATTGTTTCTCATCAATGAGACTACGTAAAGACATAATACATAGAAGATGCATTTGCTCCATAGTAAGTTAAGTATCACTTTGTACTGATAGAGGTTTTGCAGTAGTTTGAGTTACGAAACTGGCAGAGGGTTGAGGGGGAGTCATTAGACTCACCCTACTGAAGGAATGTTTAAATCAAGAGAATCTGTGTTCTTGCCATTGGTATCATATTTATGTTGCAGACTGATTTAGAGCCACCAAAACAACATTATCAATCTCATGGAATTAATGttaatttaaatttgtttagTTATGTagcttgatttatttttaatttgtgagTTTTTTGCTTTGTACTTTGTATGAGAGTGAAGAGTGGCAGAATATGCTactccaaaatatgccactttggcataaggattattttgagctaaaagcacttgaaaaatagCAGGTACAAGAAGGGCACTCTgaacttcccttttcttcctgaagACAAGAGATAAAAATCCAATGTGAACGATGCCCTTCCTATACCAGGAGGAAAGACATATTCATATCACCAGAGATGGGGAGTTGAGGCTGAGAGAATTCTGTAAAACAGTTCTTGTCAAAATAACTTTTATCTTCCTTTAGTCTCCacatattttagtttcttttgcACAATTGCTTTTCTTCCTTCAATCCAATATATAAGCATTTAGGTTTTGCCACTTCTTTGGATCTCATTTCCTTATGAAGCCTCCTATATCACGTAAACCTTgtgttaaataaatgtgtatgcttttctcttgttaatctgtcttttgtcgcAGAGTCCCAGCCCAGAACCCAAGATGGGTAGAGGAAAGATGATTTTCTCTCCAAGAGCTATAAGTAAAGGCATTGATGCCTAATTTTAGGttgtaaataattaaataagattataataataataatttcagacAATATTAGAAGCCCCTGAGTTTTCTCCTTTTTAGAATAATATTACTCAAATTTGGTAAGCAAGATATGTATGTCAAAGACATGTATATTATAGAAGAAAAGAGGTGGGCGGTACCTAGCATTTGTCAGACATTGGCATTTTATGtatttccctcccacccccaccttagTCTCAATAATCATGTcaagtaaatattattatatttttgctGAAGAAGAAATGGGATTTGGATAAGTTAGGTAAGATTCCCAAGATCACTCCATTAGCAAGAAGCAGAGCCAGTGGCCTCCCAAACATGAGCAACTGATTGCTTTAAAATTGCTTAGTATGGAGCCAAACATCTGTATAATGCCTCCATAGATACCCAACACAAAACTCCCCTTGATGAAGACAGAGACGGAGATGAGATTCTGTATGTTGACTACGTAACTTTGTAGATACCCACACAGCAAGGTGTAGAAGAAAGAGTAAAGTCTTAGGGGTTGCCTATAGGCGAGGCTCGGGTGAGAAACAGAGATACTCATATTTATCTTGCTGCTCCTATGTGTCAGGTAGGGTGAGCAGTTGGAGAATGGAGCAAATAATAAAAACTTCTGTATTGATATCTTGAACTTGGGGTGCTGAGTGACTTTTCTACATGGGGTGAAAAATGAGGTCAACTTGCGTAATAAAAAGCCACCGTGCAGCAGGGGCACAGGTCTGACCAGTATCCATCTGCTCCTGCAGGTCTCTTTTCTCATCCCTTCCcattcttcttccctctccctccctcgcacttgtctttttatttcctccttctgaGAGACCATTGGCAGTAGTCTCTTAGTGCTTCTGTGTCTTTTGTGGGTGACCGCTTAATTCCCGTGACACCAGGTCATGCACCGGTGGGCATTTGATACAAAATAATAATTGTCATTGCTGTGGTAATACGGTGACCTGGGTGTGGCTGGATGCCAAGATTTTTTGGACCTTTGTTGAACAGAGACTGAGAAGGCACCAGTCTTAACGTGGCACAGCCCTATGTGCACTGCATGTAATTTTGATGTCCCACACCTGGTATTGTTTGGCACGGAATCACCCAGACTTTGGTAAGTGCTGTGTGAGACAGATATGTGACTGCCTGGTCCAGGGAGGCCACAGGGCCGGCCCAGCCACACGCAGATGTCCTCATGCTTTCACATCGGAGGCTGCCACTCTCAAACATTTTGGGAAGGGCACAGTTCTGTGATTGTGGCAGCTCatcggggcagggagggggcagtgtCTTCTCTTTAGAGAGGATGGCAACTTCTGGGTAACCGAGGAAATTAGAAACTCAGAGGATATTCTGCTATTTTGGTTTTTCTCTCATCTAATGGTTTTAGGAATTTAAGTGGGTCTATCCCAGTCAAATGTGTTCAAAGGGAATTTTACAAAGATGGAGTAGAGTTCTCTTATAAATTGTCACCCAAAGCATAATATTTCAAGGCTCAGGAAGctggttttctatttttaaattcatattttactTGCCTTGTTTCAAAAGAGATTCTAAGTGTAGGTTTAGCAAATTGATGTGGTTCAGGCAAGTTTTGTGTTTATGCCTCTGTTTGGTTAATTTCTCTGCTAAATTCCCTTGAGAATGGTTTTTTTGAAGAGTGATTATGACTATTTTCAATGCTatctttttacattcattttacaTCACATCCCAGGTTGAacgtttttttctgatttctctgtTTAAACTGTGGCTCTTCCTTGCCTTTAAACCAGAACTATCGTGCTGCCATCTCGGGGTGCAGAAGACTAGGGTAATGACCCCTGGTTTGCTCTGCCCTGAGGTGTGGTGTCAAGCAGGATAACACATATTTACTTTCAGAGATGTGTATTTCCATGTTTTCCCCTCTCCATTGGGTCCCTCTCAGGCCTTGTGTTAAGGGCTTGGGCAATGTTGGGTTTGGGGGTAAGCCTGAGTGGAGGGAGAAGGTAGGGGGTGGGAAAGAAGCCTTATTGGATGGGTAACTTTATCCTAACAGGTTCATGTCAATGGAATTCAATCCAGCACTGGCAGTGGGCTAAGTGTAACTCTTTGGCCCTGTTgaccatttacattttaaaaagtgaaagagtAAGTGTAATACAAGCATCTTTGTTTGGGCATTAGAGCCTtctgtttattgagcatttttctAAGTTTACATATGGACATAACATGTTATTAAATGGGGtggaatttctttttgaaaataaaaaaaccaGAATGACAGTCTATGTTACTATAAGAAATGTAATTACCAAATAGATCAGATTCTTAGTGTTGGCTGCTCAGAACATTCTGTCCCTAAGGTCAATGTGCATCAGAAACCAAATTATCATCAGAAGGTTGTTTATTTAGTGCTCAGGGAATCAGGGCAAGCTGACTTAGGTAGAAATTAGTGCTCTCAAAGTAGATGGATATCTAATTCATTTAGCATCATTCatgtgttttttccctttatagGTGATCACCTATAGGTGAtcaaatttttcatattttcccttTATGGCTTCTGGGCTTTTGTTCATCCTGAGGAAAGTTTTTCTTACCTCTAAGTTATAAAAGTAAACTCTATGATACATCTTAATATTTGGTAGTATAAAtcctctttattgtttttttcggAATTGTCTTCGATATTCTTGGcactttgtgtttccatatagatTTAAGTAATAAGCTTGCCAAtttatgcacacacagacacagacacagacagacacatcACCTGTTTGGATTTTAATTGTGATTGcaatgaatctatagatcaatttggaagGAATTAACATATTTACAATATTGAGTTCTCCAATACATTAACATGGTATATTTCATCCTTtaattatgtcttctttaatctctttcaATGTCTGAATTTTCATCTTCagacttgtacatattttgttagaattATTTCTAGGACTTGGTggtttttgtgactttgttcttaaaatttcattttctaatttcttgctGCTGTTATAGGAATAGAgctgatttttaataatatattgacATTGTATTGTGTGATCTTGTtaaatcatttattaattttaatagtttatttaTAGATTCTTTTGGAGTTTCTACATATGCAATAATTTTGTATGCAAattgtctttcttccttttcaattcttgtactttttctttttcatcccttTTTGCACAGTCTAGCATCCCCATCATGGtgatgaataaaagtggtgacagtGGCCATCCGTTTCTTATTACGTATCTCAGGTGGAACCTCCTGATATTTCAACATTAACTGTGatgtttgttcctttgttttcacAGATAGTTTTTAATCAAATTAtggaagtttctttttatttctggatggataaaagtttttaaaaaatttttttattggggaCTGGCACAGTGGATatgactctgtgctcccaatgcagggggcccagatttgatccctggccagggaactagatcccacatgcatgccgcaactaagagtttgcatgccacaactaaggagtcttcctgccgcaactaaggagccaaccTACcataactaaggagcccgcctgccacaactaaggagcccacgtgctgcaactaaggagcccaccttctgcaactaagaccaggttcaaccaaataaataaataaataaataaataaataaataaataaatatttaaaaaataagataaattttttaattgaagtacagttaatttacaatattgtgttagtttcaggtgtacagcaaagtgatttggatattatatatattttttttcgagtcttttccattataggttattacaagatattgaatatagttccctgtgcaacagtaaatccttgttgtttacctattttgtatatggtagtgtatatctgttaatcctatattcctaatttatccctccccccttcaaCTTCGGTAACCATAaacttgttttctatatctgtgagtctgtttctgttttgtaaataagttcatttgtactttttctcagattccacatataagtgatgtcatatttgtcatttgtcatttgtctttctctgtctgacttacttcacttagcataataccctcaaggtccatccatgctgtcacaatggcaagattttattctttcttatggctgagtagtatttcattgtgtgtatccgaatcactttgctgtattcctgaaactaacacaatggtatatatgtataccccaatttctttatccagtcgtccataaatggacacttaggttgcttccataccttggcataTTATCCATATTATCTTGTAAATAATacctgcagtgaacataggggtgcatatatctttttgaattagtgtttttgttttctttggaaaaatatccaaaagtggaattgctggatcatggtagtcctacttttaattttgtgaggaacctccatactgttttccacagtagctacaccaacctacattcccaccaacagtaaatgaaggttcccttttctctacatccttaccaacacttgttatttttttttctttttttgtttgttttggtaatggctattctaacaggtgtaaggtggtatctcattgtgattttaatttgcatttccctgatgattagtgatgttgagcatcatttcatgtgtctgtcggctgtctgtatgtcttctttggaaaaatgtcttttcaggttcTCTGCCCATCTTTTAAgtgagttgtttgttttattgttattggTTCGTATGAATTATCTGCatatttggatattaatcccttatcaaatatatcatttgcaaatatcttctcccattcagtaggctgcctttttcttttgttgatattttccttcactgtgcaaagctttttactttgatgtagtcccgtttatctatttttgtttttatcgcctttgcctgaggagacataccaaaaaaaaatattgctaagactgattcaaagagcatactgtctatgttttcttctaggagttttatggtttcaggtcttatatttaaatctttaatccattttgagtttacttttgtatatggtatgagaaagtagtacagtttgattcttttgcatgtagttgtccagttttcccaacacaatttattgaagagactgtcttttccccattgtatatttttgccccTTTTGTCCTAGATTAATTGACCTTGTAAGTGTagatttatttctgtgctctctattctgttccattgatatatgtttctgtttttgtgccagtactatactgtcttgagtattgtagctttgtagtataatttgaaatcagggagtgtgatatgtccagctttgttctttttttctcaaagttgttttggctatttcaggtcttttgtatttccatataaattttagaattatttgttctagttttttttgaaaaaatgccattggtgttttGATAGGATTCCATTTGAATTTGTAGactggtcattttaacaatattaattcttctagtccatgagcatggtatatctttccctttgtgttgtcttcaatttcttttatcaatgttttatagttttcttagtaccagtcttttacttccttgcttagatttattcctaggttttttattcttttcttatgcagttgtaaatgttttcataatttttatttctgatagtttgttgatagtgtatagaaatgctacagatttctgtatattaattttgtatcctgaaaccttactgaatttattagttctaatagttttttggtggcatctttaagattttctataaatagtatcatgtcatctgcaaacagtgacagttttacttcttcctttccaatttgaacgccttttatttctttttgttgtctgattgctgtggctaggacttccaatagtatgttgaataaaagtggtgagagtgagcatccttgtcttgttcctgatattagaggaaacgTCTGTGTCCTTCCCTGGGTTAGGGAAGTTtctagctattatttcttcaaataagttcactgcccctttctctctctcttctcctgggatCTCTATAATGTAAATGTTAGCTTAATGTCATTCCAGAGGTCTcctaaactatcctcatttttaaaaattcttttttgttttttctgttcagcttgtgTGATTTCCATTAcactgtcttccagttcactgatccattcctctgtatcatctaatctactgttgattccttctagtgtactttttaaaaattttggccgtgttgggtcttcattgctatgcacaggccttctctagttgcggtgagtgggggctactctttgttgcagtgcgtgggcttctcatttgcggtggcttctcttgttgtggagcataagctctagggtgtgcaggcttcagtagttgtggtgcgtgggctcagtagttgtggcttg encodes:
- the ARMCX1 gene encoding armadillo repeat-containing X-linked protein 1 isoform X1, whose amino-acid sequence is MGRTREAGCLAAGVVIGAGACYCVYRLTWGRDESEKIWDDHDDDDEEESSDIAETGKGAKANAGAGAGARLQGDSKAKAEVSVELKSGPDVKAEAHLKAQSGGGLEAKAKALFSTLKEQASAKAGKGARLGTISGTRTLTPGLPCPGVRGGGCHPVRNGARAGGRTSGKSKGRTRGKSTRTPATSWPVRRGKFNFPYKIDDILGATDLQKVLNILERTNDPFIQEVALVTLGNNAAYSFNQNAIRELGGLPIIAKLIKTKDPIIREKAYNALNNLSVNAENQGKIKTYISQVCDDTMICRLDSAVQMAGLRLLTNMTVTNHYQHLLSYSFPDFFALLFLGNYFTKIQIMKLIINFTENPAMTRELVSCKVPSELISLFNKEWDREILLNILTLFENINDNIKNEGLASSRKEFSRSSLFFLFKESGVCVKKIKALANHSDLVVKVKVLKVLTKL
- the ARMCX1 gene encoding armadillo repeat-containing X-linked protein 1 isoform X2, whose translation is MGRTREAGCLAAGVVIGAGACYCVYRLTWGRDESEKIWDDHDDDDEEESSDIAETGKGAKANAGAGAGARLQGDSKAKAEVSVELKSGPDVKAEAHLKAQSGGGLEAKAKALFSTLKEQTFLLCYSWEITSPRFRL